One window from the genome of Pyxicephalus adspersus chromosome 6, UCB_Pads_2.0, whole genome shotgun sequence encodes:
- the TMEM81 gene encoding transmembrane protein 81 — protein sequence MRSILVLLAMVLSFSSSVLANIDLGPLEKALLELAKHATKNEKTLVKSTECDVICGIGSKIETRCFVKQEEDGLETLHLCEDITVKCYGVWECGMRSYHLNIGSNVELDCQSKELGEHQEESMTYRWIFAPGIITKEDINFDTYMSKGRTLKLFNIQERDAGTYQCQMEDSTEKLIKVIHFAIRVIDPKVFDLNINRILTKEKEKKKLFLKERLQEKWETLTFKDQLIIILAMGISGSVLVCIIIGAAYYSWKRMMENIEDMINV from the coding sequence ATGAGATCCATTCTGGTTTTGTTAGCGATGGTTTTGTCCTTTTCTAGCTCTGTTCTTGCCAACATAGACCTTGGCCCTCTTGAAAAAGCCTTGTTGGAGCTTGCCAAGCATGCCACCAAAAATGAGAAAACCTTGGTGAAATCAACAGAGTGCGATGTGATATGCGGGATAGGCTCCAAAATTGAGACCCGCTGCTTTGTGAAACAGGAAGAAGACGGCCTGGAAACCTTGCACCTATGTGAAGACATCACGGTCAAATGCTATGGAGTCTGGGAGTGTGGAATGAGATCGTACCACCTCAACATTGGCTCAAACGTTGAGCTCGACTGCCAATCGAAAGAGCTGGGAGAACATCAAGAAGAAAGTATGACCTACAGGTGGATATTTGCTCCTGGCATAATCACCAAAGAGGACATCAACTTTGATACGTATATGAGTAAAGGACGTACCCTAAAACTCTTCAACATCCAGGAGAGGGACGCTGGGACATACCAGTGTCAGATGGAGGATTCTACAGAGAAGTTGATAAAGGTCATTCATTTTGCCATTAGGGTCATTGATCCCAAAGTCTTTGACCTGAACATAAACAGAATCCTCactaaagagaaggaaaaaaagaaactgttctTAAAAGAAAGACTCCAAGAAAAGTGGGAAACTCTAACGTTTAAAGACCAGCTCATCATAATCCTTGCAATGGGAATCAGTGGCAGTGTGCTCGTCTGTATCATTATAGGTGCTGCCTATTACAGTTGGAAAAGGATGATGGAGAACATTGAAGACATGATAAACGTTTAG
- the NT5C3B gene encoding 7-methylguanosine phosphate-specific 5'-nucleotidase isoform X2: MKDPQKVQELIMALQNGSDKKLQVISDFDMTLSRFRYNGEKCPTCYNIIDNSKIISEDCRKKLKDLYNIYYPLEIDPHRTVEEKYPLMVEWWSKAHTLLCEQRIEKQKLAQIVQEAQARLREGFQNFFDALYNSDIPLFIFSAGIGDVLEEIIRQAGVFHPNIKVVSNYMDFNDEGVLTGFKGKLIHTYNKNNSVLKDTQYFQQISHRSNILLLGDTLGDLTMAEGVANLENILRIGFLNDKVEELMDQFLQSYDIVLVRDETLDVVNGILNFITAKN, translated from the exons ATGAAGGACCCACAGAAGGTTCAAGAACTGATCATGGCATTACAGAATGGAAGTGATAAGAAATTACAG GTTATTTCTGATTTTGACATGACTCTCAGCCGGTTCAGGTACAATGGAGAAAAGTGCCCTACTTGCTATA ATATCATTGACAACAGCAAGATTATTAGCGAGGATTGCAGGAAGAAG ttaaaGGACCTTTATAACATCTACTATCCCCTTGAAATTGACCCTCATCGAACCGTTGAGGAGAAGTACCCGCTAATGGTGGAATG GTGGAGTAAAGCGCACACGCTGCTTTGTGAACAGAGGATCGAGAAGCAAAAGCTAGCTCAGATTGTCCAAGAGGCTCAGGCTAGGCTTCG ggaAGGGTTCCAGAATTTTTTTGATGCTCTGTACAACAGTGATATCCCTCTATTCATTTTCTCTGCTGGTATTGGAGATGTTCTGGAAGAAATCATTCGCCAGGCTGGAGTTTTTCACCCCAATATTAAGGTGGTCTCCAACTACATGGACTTTAATGATGAG GGTGTTCTTACTGGATTTAAGGGTAAGCTTATACACACTTACAACAAGAACAATTCCGTCCTGAAAGACACACAATACTTCCAGCAGATCAGCCACCGCAGTAACATCCTGCTTCTTGGGGATACGCTGGGTGACCTCACAATGGCTGAAGGAGTCGCTAATTTGGAGAATATCCTTAGGATTGGCTTCCTCAATGACAAG GTGGAGGAGCTAATGGATCAATTTCTACAGTCCTATGACATAGTGCTGGTCAGAGATGAGACTCTGGATGTGGTGAACGGCATTCTTAATTTCATTACTGCCAAGAACTAA
- the LOC140333225 gene encoding ankyrin repeat domain-containing protein 60-like, with the protein MAHRGKMKSGTISPRDSHFSIKVRLQETQEKFSVARCSHHMKMAELKEKLELVAGVPIHLQRLSYIDEGDMPDSSTFKFNGIIPGGTVCLSIWSRDGWSDLVKAAAQGNLAELKCLGVTTDCSYNTENSLRFSVKQRNEWIAARAGVALYIAAHRGHLAMIRYLLKNGANVLTKTKLGNSPLHVASAMGKCDCVDELLANGGQTQDVNENGHTALSLARLWHQKKAEHHLFLFQWRERAATVSVNPYLDPSELFAHQKFDSKLKTWRSGSHAKRYMANLVQYKEFQGSGFCAPKKHTAASTD; encoded by the exons ATGGCTCATCGTGGGAAAATGAAGTCGGGGACCATCAGCCCACGTGACAGCCACTTCAGCATCAAAGTGAGACTACAGGAGACCCAGGAGAAGTTTTCAGTAGCCCGGTGTAGTCACCATATGAAGATGGCAGAGCTGAAAGAAAAGCTGGAGCTGGTGGCTGGGGTTCCTATCCATCTCCAGAGGTTGTCCTATATAGATGAAG GAGACATGCCTGACTCATCTACATTTAAATTCAATGGAATCATTCCTGGAGGCACCGTATGTCTGAGCATCTGGTCACGGGACGGCTGGAGTGATCTTGTAAAAGCAGCGGCACAAGGAAACTTAGCAGAG CTGAAATGTTTAGGAGTCACTACAGACTGTTCCTATAATACAGAGAATTCCCTGAGGTTTAGTGTAAAGCAGAGAAATGAGTGGATAGCTGCAAGAGCCGGTGTGGCCCTTTATATTGCTGCGCACCGAGGACATTTGGCTATGATACGTTACCTTTTAAAGAATG gAGCCAATGTACTGACCAAAACCAAACTCGGCAACAGCCCTCTACATGTGGCGTCAGCAATGGGCAAATGTGACTGTGTAGATGAACTACTAGCAAATGGAGGACAAACACAAGACGTAAATGAAAACGGACACACCGCTCTCAGCCTGGCACGGTTATGGCACCAGAAGAAGGCTGAGCACCACCTCTTTTTGTTCCAGTGGCGTGAGAGGGCGGCTACTGTGTCTGTCAACCCTTATCTGGACCCCTCTGAACTTTTCGCCCATCAAAAGTTTGACTCTAAGCTAAAAACTTGGAGGAGCGGATCTCATGCTAAGCGTTACATGGCTAATCTTGTTCAATATAAAGAGTTTCAGGGGTCAGGATTTTGTGCTCCAAAGAAACACACTGCTGCAAGCACAGATTAG
- the FKBP10 gene encoding peptidyl-prolyl cis-trans isomerase FKBP10, with translation MISSSLVVWLHILIMCFSSNSEPLEDVVIDRYDIPKICPREVQMGDFVRYHYNGTFKDGVKFDASYDRGIAVAGFVGIGRLITGLDRGILGMCVNERRKLIVPPHLGYGSIGVPGMIPADATLYFDIILVDVWNKKDEVQITTLEKPSSCNRTVEDSDFVRYHYNGTLLDGTYFDSSYSRSSTYNTYVGSGWLIKGMDQGLLGMCAGELRKVIIPPFLAYGEKGYGTVIPSHASLVFHVLLIDFHNPKDGITVQNQVVPQPCKRKAVTGDFVRYHYNGTLMDGTLFDSSYSRNTTYNTYVGMGYIINGMDAGLQGVCVGEWRRIIIPPHLGYGENGAGNSIPASAVLIFDVHIIDFHNPKDSVNIEVTYKPEVCNITSQKGNFIKYHYNCSLMDGTLIYSSQDFETPQQITLGANKVIDGLEIGLTGMCVGERRTVIVPPHLGHGESGSRGIPPSAVMKFDIELFHREEGIPEGYLFIWLEDTPDNLFEIMDLDKNGEVPLEEFSTFLKNQVEQGKGRFLPGSDREKLISDMFTNQDRNHDEKITADELKLKTEEEAEPVHEEL, from the exons ATGATCTCCAGCAGCCTTGTAGTATGGCTCCATATCCTGATAATGTGTTTCTCCAGCAATTCTGAACCTCTGGAAGACGTTGTCATTGACCGCTATGATATCCCCAAGATCTGTCCCAGAGAAGTGCAGATGGGCGACTTTGTGCGCTACCATTACAACGGCACCTTTAAAGATGGGGTGAAGTTTGATGCCAG CTATGACAGAGGGATCGCAGTTGCTGGATTTGTTGGCATTGGGCGTCTCATTACTGGTTTGGACAGAGGCATCCTGGGTATGTGCGTGAATGAGAGGAGAAAACTAATTGTACCACCACATCTGGGATATGGCAGCATAGGAGTGC ctggGATGATCCCTGCAGATGCCACTCTCTACTTTGACATCATCCTGGTGGACGTCTGGAATAAGAAAGATGAGGTTCAAATCACAACTTTGGAAAAACCCAGCAGCTGTAACAGGACTGTGGAAGACTCAGATTTTGTCAGATATCATTATAATGGAACCCTGCTGGATGGAACCTATTTTGATTCAAG cTACAGTCGTTCTAGCACATATAACACGTATGTTGGGTCCGGCTGGCTAATTAAAGGCATGGATCAAGGTCTATTGGGCATGTGTGCTGGAGAGTTGAGGAAAGTCATCATCCCTCCATTTTTGGCTTACGGAGAAAAAGGATATG GAACGGTCATACCTTCACATGCCTCTCTGGTCTTTCATGTCCTTTTGATTGACTTTCACAATCCAAAAGATGGGATCACTGTGCAGAACCAAGTTGTACCTCAGCCATGTAAGCGCAAGGCAGTTACAGGAGATTTTGTCCGTTACCATTATAATGGCACCCTTATGGATGGAACTTTGTTTGATTCCAg cTACTCAAGAAACACAACATACAACACATACGTCGGAATGGGCTACATTATTAATGGCATGGACGCTGGTCTACAGGGTGTTTGTGTGGGAGAGTGGAGAAGAATAATCATCCCACCTCACCTGGGATATGGAGAGAATGGTGCAG GAAACAGCATTCCAGCATCTGCTGTGTTGATTTTTGATGTCCACATTATAGACTTCCACAATCCCAAAGACTCTGTTAATATTGAGGTGACCTATAAACCAGAGGTGTGCAACATTACTTCTCAAAAGGGGAATTTCATTAAATATCACTACAACTGCTCGCTGATGGATGGAACTCTGATCTACTCCTC GCAAGACTTTGAAACGCCCCAGCAGATCACTCTGGGAGCAAATAAAGTTATAGATGGCCTGGAGATTGGTCTGACAGGGATGTGTGTTGGAGAAAGAAGAACCGTCATTGTCCCTCCACATCTAGGACATGGAGAGAGTGGAT CTCGTGGAATTCCTCCCAGCGCTGTAATGAAGTTTGATATTGAGCTATTCCATAGAGAAGAAGGGATCCCAGAGGGCTATCTGTTTATCTGGCTTGAAGACACTCCAGATAACCTCTTTGAAATAATGGACTTGGACAAGAATGGCGAGGTTCCATTGGAAGAG TTTTCCACCTTCTTAAAGAATCAAGTAGAGCAAGGGAAGGGCCGCTTCCTACCAGGATCAGACCGTGAAAAGTTAATTTCGGACATGTTCACAAACCAAGATCGCAATCATGATGAAAAGATCACTGCCGATGAGCTAaaactgaagacagaagaggaggcaGAGCCAGTTCATGAAGAACTATAA
- the NT5C3B gene encoding 7-methylguanosine phosphate-specific 5'-nucleotidase isoform X1 has translation MCFTIRPVLTSAFKGKRSTDLLIRTIISPLKPRKMIIPELNKDTVRMKDPQKVQELIMALQNGSDKKLQVISDFDMTLSRFRYNGEKCPTCYNIIDNSKIISEDCRKKLKDLYNIYYPLEIDPHRTVEEKYPLMVEWWSKAHTLLCEQRIEKQKLAQIVQEAQARLREGFQNFFDALYNSDIPLFIFSAGIGDVLEEIIRQAGVFHPNIKVVSNYMDFNDEGVLTGFKGKLIHTYNKNNSVLKDTQYFQQISHRSNILLLGDTLGDLTMAEGVANLENILRIGFLNDKVEELMDQFLQSYDIVLVRDETLDVVNGILNFITAKN, from the exons ATGTGCTTCACAATAAGACCTGTACTGACATCAGCCTTTAAAGGGAAGAGAAGCACCGATCTGCTCATCAGAACCATCATATCACCCCTCAAGCCCAGAAAGATGATT ATCCCGGAGCTGAATAAAGACACTGTTCGTATGAAGGACCCACAGAAGGTTCAAGAACTGATCATGGCATTACAGAATGGAAGTGATAAGAAATTACAG GTTATTTCTGATTTTGACATGACTCTCAGCCGGTTCAGGTACAATGGAGAAAAGTGCCCTACTTGCTATA ATATCATTGACAACAGCAAGATTATTAGCGAGGATTGCAGGAAGAAG ttaaaGGACCTTTATAACATCTACTATCCCCTTGAAATTGACCCTCATCGAACCGTTGAGGAGAAGTACCCGCTAATGGTGGAATG GTGGAGTAAAGCGCACACGCTGCTTTGTGAACAGAGGATCGAGAAGCAAAAGCTAGCTCAGATTGTCCAAGAGGCTCAGGCTAGGCTTCG ggaAGGGTTCCAGAATTTTTTTGATGCTCTGTACAACAGTGATATCCCTCTATTCATTTTCTCTGCTGGTATTGGAGATGTTCTGGAAGAAATCATTCGCCAGGCTGGAGTTTTTCACCCCAATATTAAGGTGGTCTCCAACTACATGGACTTTAATGATGAG GGTGTTCTTACTGGATTTAAGGGTAAGCTTATACACACTTACAACAAGAACAATTCCGTCCTGAAAGACACACAATACTTCCAGCAGATCAGCCACCGCAGTAACATCCTGCTTCTTGGGGATACGCTGGGTGACCTCACAATGGCTGAAGGAGTCGCTAATTTGGAGAATATCCTTAGGATTGGCTTCCTCAATGACAAG GTGGAGGAGCTAATGGATCAATTTCTACAGTCCTATGACATAGTGCTGGTCAGAGATGAGACTCTGGATGTGGTGAACGGCATTCTTAATTTCATTACTGCCAAGAACTAA